The Rhodococcus sp. ABRD24 genome contains the following window.
TGACGTGGCGCGCACACGGCGCGCCCCGCATGGAATCGGTGCGGGTGCAGTTGAACGGAAACCGAATCAAGGCGACCGGACGCATCATCGGCGGCGAGTGCCCCGAACACCCCGCGTTCAGCGCATCATATGACCTCGTCACGGACGAGAACGGCGTCACTCGACGACTGTCCCTGCGTACCGCGCTGACATCCGGCGAGCGGCAGATGTCGATCAGCCGGGACGAGGAGGGCGCCTGGATGGTCGAGACCGGCACTACCCACCTGCGGTCCACGTTCGCCGGGGCGAAGGACGTCGATGTGGTGCTGAGCCCGTTCTTCAACACGCTGCCGATCCGGCGCTTCGGGCTGCAGCACGAGTCCGAGGACCTCCAGGTCCCCGTTGTCTACGTGAATCTGCCCGACCTGGCAGTACAGGAGGCGTCGCTGACCTACAGCAGCGGCGCCGATGGCATCCACGTCCTCTCTCCGGTATCGAGTTCGTCGATCACCGTCGATGCGGACGGGTTCGTCCTCGACTACCCGGGGCTCGCGGAGCGGATCTGACGCGTCTGCCTGCCGGGCGGGAGCACCGTATCGTCGAGTCGTTCGCGCCAGCGCCTTGTCGAGGGGTCTCTCGCGTCCTGTCTGCGCGAATGGGTCGGATACCCTTACCCCGTAGCTGTCACGCTACTGTCGACGCATGGCGTACAACCAGTTCGCGAAGATAGTCAAGACTCTTGTCTGTGCCGTGGCTGGGGCGGCGCTCCTCGCCGGATGCGGCACGACCGCCACAACCGAACGCGACGAACCGGCGCCGGTCACAGCCGGGGAGCTGCTCGAACAGCACGGCCTCGACGGTCTCGACGCCCGCGAGGTGATCACCCGGCTCGACACCATGCCGGTCGACGATCGGCCCGCGGATCTGCTCGCATCGGTCAGGTCGCGTACGGTCGAGCTCTCCGACGGCAGCGGCGCCACGGCGTCCTTGGCGCTACCTGACGAGCAGTTCTACGTCTCGATCGCCCCCTATGCCACGCAGACTCACGAGTGCTACTTTCACAGCCTGACGACGTGTCTCGGCGAGATGCAGAACGAGGACATCCGGGTCTCGGTCACCGACCGCGCGAACGGCGCCGTGCTCGTCGATCGCATGCTCCGCACCAACGACAACGGGTTCTTCGGACTCTGGCTGCCGAGAGCTGTCGACGCGACCGTCACACTCGAAAGCGGCGGCCGCTCGGTTACGTCGGCGATCTCCACATACGACGACGATCCGACCTGTGTGACGACGCTGCAGCTCACCTGATCCTGCGAATGCGCGGTCAGCCCACCGTCAGTGCACAGGCGAGAGCGGTGGACTCGGCAGGATGCGACCCGTGCCCGCCCGCGGTGGTGGGCAGACCGATCAGCTGGACGCCGACCGGCGCGCCTACGTCGATCGTGACGGGCGCCGAGATCGCGGGGATCCCGAGCGCATTGAAGGGACTGCACATGCGCAGCAGCGGGGTTCGGGCAACGGCAGGGTCGGCTGAGAGGGCTTGTTCCTGGGTGACGGCACGCAGGGGAGTGGTGGCGGTGATCAGTGCGTTCAGGCCCAGGCTGCCGCGCAGGCGGGAGAGTGCTTGGCGGCGAAGCCGTTCCACCGTGCGCAGCGCGTGCAGGTACTCGACGGCGGGGCGGTCCTTCTGTGCCGCCAGCAGCGCGGCGGTCGGTGGCTGGTAGAGCTCCGGCACGGACTCGAACCAGCCCCGGTGCGTCTCGTACGCCTCCGAGCCGGTGATGATCGGGTACGCGGCCAGGAGTTGCGGCGTCTCGGGCAGCTCCACGTCGATCACCTCGGCGCCCGCGTCGGCCAGCGCCTGGCACGCCGCATCCACTGCGGCCGCGATCGCGGCATCGGCGACATCCCAGTTCTCCCCGCGCAGCCGGCCCACCCTCAGCCCTGCCACCGGGGTGCGCACGTGTGCGACGCCGGGGATCGCACCCCATGCCAACGAGACATCGAGAACGTCGGCCGCCAGCAAGCCGACGTGGTCGAACGTGGTCGACAGCGGGAACACGCCGCCGGTCGGCAAGGCGTCGAAGCTCGGCTTGAAGCCGACCACGCCGCACAGGGCGGCGGGAGTGCGTGTGCTGCAACCGGTATCGGTGCCCAGAGCGAGTGGGACGACGCCCCTCGCAACCAGGGCCGCCGACCCGGATGACGAGCCGCCCGTGATCAGCGCCGGGTCAACCGGGTGCGCGGCCGGGCCGGACGCGTTGACCGCGCCCGTCGGACCGTACGCGAACTCGTGCAGGTGCGTCTTGGCGACGATGATCGCGCCGGCCTCACGTAGCCGGG
Protein-coding sequences here:
- a CDS encoding amidase translates to MSTPTLRDVAGLLAKKEMTATEHVRATLHALDGLLDTPWANLVAARDDAAALEAAARADAEMADGNWIGPLHGIAVAVKDNIDVAGMPPRCGSAVLADVPPAESDARIVARLREAGAIIVAKTHLHEFAYGPTGAVNASGPAAHPVDPALITGGSSSGSAALVARGVVPLALGTDTGCSTRTPAALCGVVGFKPSFDALPTGGVFPLSTTFDHVGLLAADVLDVSLAWGAIPGVAHVRTPVAGLRVGRLRGENWDVADAAIAAAVDAACQALADAGAEVIDVELPETPQLLAAYPIITGSEAYETHRGWFESVPELYQPPTAALLAAQKDRPAVEYLHALRTVERLRRQALSRLRGSLGLNALITATTPLRAVTQEQALSADPAVARTPLLRMCSPFNALGIPAISAPVTIDVGAPVGVQLIGLPTTAGGHGSHPAESTALACALTVG
- a CDS encoding CueP family metal-binding protein, with the protein product MAYNQFAKIVKTLVCAVAGAALLAGCGTTATTERDEPAPVTAGELLEQHGLDGLDAREVITRLDTMPVDDRPADLLASVRSRTVELSDGSGATASLALPDEQFYVSIAPYATQTHECYFHSLTTCLGEMQNEDIRVSVTDRANGAVLVDRMLRTNDNGFFGLWLPRAVDATVTLESGGRSVTSAISTYDDDPTCVTTLQLT
- a CDS encoding putative glycolipid-binding domain-containing protein, which codes for MESVRVQLNGNRIKATGRIIGGECPEHPAFSASYDLVTDENGVTRRLSLRTALTSGERQMSISRDEEGAWMVETGTTHLRSTFAGAKDVDVVLSPFFNTLPIRRFGLQHESEDLQVPVVYVNLPDLAVQEASLTYSSGADGIHVLSPVSSSSITVDADGFVLDYPGLAERI